The window TTCAACATTATTTGAGATCAACGAGATTGATGAAAGTTAATAATCAATCATGTTAAATGTATATAACTGTTAAATTAAGAAAGCTACCTGCCAACTCCACCCTTGATTCGTTTCATCAGTAGTATTCTTGAATTCATTCATGTCATAGCATGATCGGTGTCCCATATAAGCAACCACTCCTGCATATATTCGGCCGAGAGTATCGGTTCCTACAGATTCTCCATCAACGGCACTGCATAGAACCCTAAGTGGGTATCTTTGGGGTTCATTATACTGTGCTGCTTCAGTATATATTGAATCCAAATAGTCCTTCAGCTCAAGAGATGTATTTAATTGACTGAAAATACAGTACCCAGATCGAAGTTTTATAAGGTTTAAcagagtttaaaaatatatatgcaaatgtACAGTACGTCCGTCCATGACAATCAAGATCAATTAAAATGCATGTGCTAAACCACTAAATAATTACCTGCAAGTATTAAATCTCTTGCCGAGGGTTGAAAGGCCATGAGGTCTGGAAGCGACTCTATCAATTTTCGCCCATGACTTCCTTATGGTTCTGTAGCAACTTTCACTAGTTTCCTGCAACACCCATctcatttgatcatatatatatatatatatatatatatatatataatatttttgttggccttgaatttagtttaaaattagatatgagAAATTGAAGAGTTGGGGTTTGTCTTATTACTTTAAAATCCTTGGTTACTATGGAGTAGTAACCAAAGCGTGGTGAAATGCCGTCAAAGTAGAGGATCGGAGCTGAAGAAGCTAGAGATCCAAGGACAATATGAGGATACTTTAGCCGAAACCATGCTGCAAGCACTGCAAAgttacgtaaaaaaaaaaaaaaaaaaaaaatctcagacaacttaatgataagatgaaaaggccaggttttaattaattataattaatttattagtgccatttaatatatattctagctatatatatatatatatatatatatatatatatatctgccacTTACTTCCTCCGTAGGAACCTCCAACAACGATTATCGGAGAATTTTCTGCAGATAAATTTTTCTTCAAGTGCAAGAGCACATCTGCGTAATCTGCGATAGCCTGAGCCGAGTTGAAGTAACCAAGAGTGCTCGCATTTCTAAAAGCCTCTTCTCTCGATCCAAACGGTATGGATTTCCCATAGTACCTATGCTATTAcatatagaatataatattacattaaCATGCACTCGATCTGTcttaattttaagaatatttttatatgttccAAACCATGATGAGTATATATGAAAATCATTATATGTTTATACTAATAAATGATatcatgaaataatattgaaacTTAGGCGCCGGTAATTTTGATCCTTTGGCAGGACTGCTAATTTTTACCTCTATGTATACTTGGAGTGCCTGAAACTGGGGGGCATTATCACTGAGGAAACCAATAGAGAAAAGATCAGAATCCAAGGGTTCTTCAGCGCCAAGAAAAGCAAATATTGGTGCGTTTGAATTTGGTCCGCCCCAATACTTAGAGTTGATCACATACTTTTGTTGAAAAGTAGAGTAGCAATCAGGCCTGTAGTTGAAGTGATCAAGGGTTTGGTTGTAATAAAACGTTTTGAAATCCTCGGGGTTTGATGAAAAAgatgaagtagtagtactactactggtTTGGGATTCGTATAATTGGGATG is drawn from Juglans regia cultivar Chandler chromosome 5, Walnut 2.0, whole genome shotgun sequence and contains these coding sequences:
- the LOC109001058 gene encoding lysosomal Pro-X carboxypeptidase-like, with the protein product MADCSLGCSSVLMMQLLFSLMIIMIFLLVCSFSANINSASHFNIPRLGSIRRTSQLYESQTSSSTTTSSFSSNPEDFKTFYYNQTLDHFNYRPDCYSTFQQKYVINSKYWGGPNSNAPIFAFLGAEEPLDSDLFSIGFLSDNAPQFQALQVYIEHRYYGKSIPFGSREEAFRNASTLGYFNSAQAIADYADVLLHLKKNLSAENSPIIVVGGSYGGMLAAWFRLKYPHIVLGSLASSAPILYFDGISPRFGYYSIVTKDFKETSESCYRTIRKSWAKIDRVASRPHGLSTLGKRFNTCSQLNTSLELKDYLDSIYTEAAQYNEPQRYPLRVLCSAVDGESVGTDTLGRIYAGVVAYMGHRSCYDMNEFKNTTDETNQGWSWQTCSEIVMPIGHGSGKDSMFPSAPFNLNHFINECKSLYGVLPRPHWVTTYYGGHDLKRILHRFASNIIFSNGLKDPYSSGGVLENISESVVAISTANGSHCLDIMMAKPSDPQWLVMQRNTEVKIVQRWLSKYYADLLAIN